The following proteins are co-located in the Halococcus salsus genome:
- a CDS encoding serine/threonine-protein kinase RIO2 yields MVQNVASEMAALEPEDFYLLSGVEQGMRFSEWVNRGKLADFSDLTPENVDYRLDRCANRGLLERRTIQYEGYKLTFEGYDALALHTFAERGTIEGVGAPLGVGKESDVYEVSSYTSFALKFHREGYTNFREVMRERDYTSDNDHVSWMYTARKAAEREYGALEALYPDVSVPRPVDQNRHAVVMGKLDGVELSQAALTDDQVIGVCELVLREMQTAYAAGYVHADMSEYNVAVSNEGITVFDWPQAVPTDHPNADDLLRRDVENLLGYFERKYPRRTPDALDSTGIARAIADDRFDSLSDHTAR; encoded by the coding sequence ATGGTCCAGAACGTCGCGAGCGAGATGGCGGCGCTCGAACCCGAGGACTTCTACCTCCTCTCGGGCGTCGAGCAGGGGATGCGCTTCAGCGAGTGGGTGAATCGCGGAAAGCTCGCCGACTTCTCGGACCTCACACCCGAGAACGTCGACTACCGGCTCGACCGATGTGCCAACCGGGGGCTGCTCGAACGCCGGACGATCCAGTACGAGGGCTACAAACTCACCTTCGAGGGCTACGACGCGCTCGCGCTCCACACCTTCGCCGAGCGCGGCACCATCGAGGGCGTCGGCGCACCCCTCGGCGTCGGCAAGGAGAGCGACGTCTACGAGGTCTCCTCGTACACCTCCTTCGCGCTGAAGTTCCACCGCGAGGGCTACACGAACTTCCGAGAGGTGATGCGCGAGCGCGACTACACTTCGGACAACGACCACGTCTCGTGGATGTACACCGCCCGGAAGGCCGCCGAGCGCGAGTACGGCGCGCTCGAAGCCCTCTATCCCGACGTCTCGGTGCCGCGACCGGTCGACCAGAACCGCCACGCGGTGGTGATGGGCAAGCTGGACGGCGTCGAACTCTCGCAGGCCGCGCTCACCGACGACCAGGTCATCGGTGTCTGTGAGCTCGTGCTCCGGGAGATGCAGACCGCCTACGCCGCGGGCTACGTCCACGCCGACATGAGCGAGTACAACGTCGCGGTTTCGAACGAGGGCATCACCGTCTTCGACTGGCCGCAGGCGGTTCCGACCGACCACCCGAACGCCGACGACTTGCTCCGCCGGGATGTCGAGAACCTCCTCGGCTACTTCGAGCGAAAGTACCCGCGCCGGACCCCGGACGCGCTCGATTCGACCGGGATCGCCCGGGCGATCGCCGACGACCGTTTCGACTCGCTCTCGGACCACACCGCCCGCTGA
- a CDS encoding 5-oxoprolinase subunit B family protein, translating into METDRISPVELPEPRYEYGGDDHVFVEVAEEMSFRANFKAMAITQQVAERDIDGVVENCPGNASYMLRIDPDVVHPDDIITELEDIEASVDIEDYTWDSRVITIPVLFEDPWTHETVMDFRERHQDPEATDLEYSAELNGYDDVESFIDAFVGAPHMVTMVGFVPGLPWCFQMVPRERQLEVPKYVEPRTATPSRAVGFGGAFSVVYPVAGAGGYQLYGRTPVEVLDVDQQLPAFEESMVLPNPGDIIKYRRIDRDEYDAIREEVEATTYEYDMAEVQFSPEEFFEAPAAYNERLVEAVE; encoded by the coding sequence ATGGAAACCGATCGAATATCCCCCGTCGAGCTCCCCGAGCCACGGTACGAGTACGGGGGCGACGACCACGTGTTCGTCGAGGTCGCCGAGGAGATGAGCTTCAGGGCGAACTTCAAGGCGATGGCCATCACCCAGCAGGTGGCCGAGCGGGATATCGACGGCGTGGTCGAGAACTGTCCCGGCAACGCCTCGTATATGCTCCGTATCGACCCCGACGTCGTCCACCCCGACGATATCATCACGGAACTCGAGGATATCGAGGCGTCCGTCGACATCGAGGACTACACCTGGGACTCGCGCGTCATCACGATCCCCGTCCTCTTCGAGGACCCGTGGACCCACGAGACGGTGATGGACTTCCGCGAGCGCCATCAGGATCCGGAGGCGACCGATCTCGAGTACTCCGCGGAACTCAACGGCTACGACGATGTAGAATCGTTCATCGACGCCTTCGTCGGCGCGCCACACATGGTGACGATGGTCGGGTTCGTCCCCGGCCTCCCGTGGTGTTTCCAGATGGTTCCCCGGGAGCGACAACTGGAGGTTCCGAAGTACGTGGAGCCGCGAACGGCGACGCCGAGCCGGGCGGTCGGCTTCGGCGGCGCGTTCTCGGTCGTCTATCCCGTCGCGGGCGCGGGAGGCTATCAGCTCTACGGCCGGACGCCCGTCGAGGTGCTCGACGTCGACCAGCAACTCCCGGCCTTCGAGGAGTCGATGGTGCTTCCGAACCCCGGCGACATCATCAAGTACCGACGGATCGACCGCGACGAGTACGACGCGATCCGCGAGGAGGTCGAGGCGACCACCTACGAGTACGACATGGCCGAGGTACAGTTCTCGCCGGAGGAGTTCTTCGAGGCCCCCGCCGCGTACAACGAGCGGCTCGTGGAGGCGGTCGAATGA
- a CDS encoding biotin-dependent carboxyltransferase family protein, producing the protein MITIQAGGVASTVQDDGRTGHYHIGMPPSGAMDPYAHAVANTLVGNDEGAATVEMTYQGVTATFDEDAVIAVTGADMSPVVNDDPIRMWEAVAVEAGDELDMGFATSGARAYLGVAGGIDVPEVMGSRATYTLVGIGGHEGRELEAGDELPVGTAGEESADRVGSACPAESIPAYADEETVRIVLGLTDYRLTEESRTELCTAEWTVSPEADRVGYRLKGPDIEFEEREQPFGAGPDPSNVVDLGYPVGSIQVPQKPIVLMQDAVTGGGYATVGTVISADRGRLAQRQTHDAVYFEAVDVEAALAAREEKAERLAAVRDHVG; encoded by the coding sequence ATGATAACGATCCAAGCGGGCGGCGTGGCGAGCACGGTGCAGGACGACGGCCGGACCGGCCACTACCACATCGGCATGCCACCGTCGGGCGCGATGGACCCCTACGCACACGCGGTCGCGAACACCCTCGTCGGGAACGACGAGGGCGCGGCGACCGTCGAGATGACCTACCAGGGCGTCACGGCGACGTTCGACGAGGACGCCGTCATCGCGGTGACGGGGGCCGACATGTCCCCGGTGGTCAACGACGACCCCATCAGGATGTGGGAGGCCGTCGCCGTCGAAGCGGGCGACGAACTCGATATGGGCTTTGCGACCAGCGGCGCGCGCGCGTACCTCGGCGTCGCGGGCGGCATCGACGTCCCCGAGGTCATGGGGAGTCGGGCGACGTACACGCTCGTCGGCATCGGCGGGCACGAGGGCCGGGAACTCGAAGCGGGCGACGAACTCCCCGTCGGAACCGCTGGCGAGGAGAGCGCCGACCGCGTTGGCAGCGCGTGTCCCGCCGAGTCCATCCCGGCGTACGCGGACGAGGAGACGGTTCGAATCGTGCTCGGACTGACGGACTACCGGCTGACCGAGGAGAGCCGGACGGAGCTCTGTACGGCCGAGTGGACGGTCTCCCCGGAGGCCGACCGCGTCGGCTACCGGCTCAAAGGCCCGGACATCGAGTTCGAGGAGCGCGAACAACCCTTCGGTGCAGGGCCCGACCCCTCGAACGTGGTCGACCTCGGCTATCCCGTCGGCTCCATCCAGGTCCCCCAGAAACCCATCGTGCTCATGCAGGACGCGGTGACGGGCGGAGGCTACGCGACGGTCGGAACCGTGATCAGCGCCGATCGGGGTCGCCTCGCACAGCGCCAGACCCACGACGCGGTCTACTTCGAGGCCGTCGACGTCGAGGCGGCGCTCGCGGCTCGTGAAGAGAAAGCCGAGCGACTCGCGGCCGTCCGCGACCACGTCGGGTGA
- a CDS encoding acetyl-CoA carboxylase, with translation MAEKSTVNAPMPGVFYRQSDPEDPPFVEEGDTVEEGDTVGLIEVMKNFHEVEADGAGTVAAFLVENEGEVTADQPVVELE, from the coding sequence ATGGCAGAGAAGTCCACCGTCAACGCGCCGATGCCGGGCGTCTTCTACCGCCAGTCCGACCCCGAGGACCCGCCGTTCGTCGAGGAGGGCGATACCGTCGAGGAGGGCGACACCGTCGGTCTCATCGAGGTCATGAAGAACTTCCACGAGGTCGAGGCCGACGGCGCGGGCACCGTCGCGGCGTTCCTCGTCGAGAACGAAGGCGAGGTCACGGCCGACCAGCCCGTCGTCGAATTGGAGTAA
- a CDS encoding LamB/YcsF family protein, with translation MVTVDINCDMGESFGNWELGRDEAVMPYITSANIAAGYHAGDPHVMNETVGLAAEQGVGIGVHPGLPDKMGFGRRTIDATPEEVRDYVTYQLGALDAFARQHGTTLQHVKPHGAMYSMLSESPEHARAAMEGILDVDADLIYLATDMHIYEVAEEVEGLRAVFEGYVDIDYRADRSLIVEQSVADKDPAVVAERFVSIATEGVVEAANGEEIEVPAESICIHGDNPEAVELLEAIHERVEEHDIELAPLDAIA, from the coding sequence ATGGTAACAGTTGACATCAACTGCGATATGGGCGAGAGTTTCGGGAACTGGGAACTCGGGCGCGACGAGGCGGTGATGCCGTACATCACGTCCGCGAACATCGCCGCCGGCTACCACGCGGGCGACCCGCACGTCATGAACGAGACCGTCGGCCTCGCCGCCGAACAGGGCGTCGGCATCGGCGTTCACCCCGGCCTCCCGGACAAGATGGGCTTCGGCCGCCGGACCATTGACGCCACGCCCGAGGAAGTCAGGGACTACGTCACCTACCAGCTCGGCGCGCTCGACGCCTTCGCCCGCCAGCACGGCACCACGCTCCAGCACGTGAAACCCCACGGGGCGATGTACTCGATGCTCTCGGAGAGTCCCGAGCACGCACGCGCCGCGATGGAGGGCATCCTCGACGTCGACGCGGACCTCATCTACCTCGCGACGGACATGCACATCTACGAGGTCGCCGAGGAGGTCGAGGGGCTCCGCGCCGTCTTCGAGGGCTACGTCGACATCGACTACCGGGCCGACCGCTCGCTCATCGTCGAGCAGTCGGTCGCGGACAAGGACCCCGCGGTCGTCGCCGAGCGGTTCGTCTCCATCGCCACCGAGGGGGTCGTCGAGGCCGCGAACGGCGAGGAGATCGAGGTGCCCGCCGAGAGTATCTGCATCCACGGCGACAACCCCGAGGCCGTCGAGCTGCTCGAAGCGATACACGAACGCGTCGAAGAGCACGACATCGAACTCGCACCCCTCGACGCGATAGCCTGA
- a CDS encoding acetyl-CoA carboxylase biotin carboxylase subunit, with the protein MFEKVLVANRGEVAVRVMQACTELGIETVAVYSDADEDAKHVRLADDARHIGASKAKSSYLDQESLLDAAADAAVDAIHPGYGFLAESEAFAANVEERGFVWVGPPSDVMAAFGEKTRARTIMADADVPVVPGTDDITDADEVRAFADEHGYPVAVKAAGGGGGRGFRVVHGPDEAADQLRDAAREADAYFDNPDVYLEAFLENPKHIEVQVMADEHGTVRHFGERDCSIQRRQQKLVEESPSPALDPATREELCAAACRGAAAAGYVNAGTVEFLYEDGEFYFIETNARIQVEHPVTEVRTGFDLVKWQLRVAAGEELDFEQSAVEPRGTAMEFRINAEDPDNDFTPLPGDLSTYRPPRGIGVRVDDGVDEGDAIAPFYDSMFAKLVVTGADREEVLARARRVLDETVIEGVPTTIPFHLDLLDDETFVGSRHTTKYVDRAYGE; encoded by the coding sequence GTGTTCGAGAAGGTATTGGTCGCGAACCGCGGCGAGGTCGCCGTTCGTGTCATGCAGGCGTGTACGGAACTGGGTATCGAGACGGTCGCGGTCTACAGCGACGCCGACGAGGACGCCAAACACGTTCGCCTCGCCGACGACGCCCGTCACATCGGCGCGTCGAAAGCCAAATCGAGCTACCTCGACCAGGAGTCGCTTCTCGACGCCGCCGCGGACGCCGCCGTCGACGCCATTCACCCCGGCTACGGCTTTCTGGCCGAGAGCGAGGCGTTCGCCGCGAACGTCGAGGAGCGCGGGTTCGTCTGGGTCGGCCCGCCGAGCGACGTGATGGCCGCGTTCGGCGAGAAGACGAGAGCTAGAACGATCATGGCCGACGCCGACGTTCCGGTCGTGCCGGGGACGGACGACATCACGGACGCCGACGAGGTCCGGGCGTTCGCCGACGAGCACGGCTACCCAGTCGCAGTCAAGGCTGCCGGTGGCGGCGGTGGCCGTGGCTTCCGTGTCGTCCACGGCCCCGACGAGGCGGCGGACCAACTCCGTGACGCGGCCCGCGAGGCCGACGCCTACTTCGACAACCCCGACGTCTACCTCGAAGCCTTCCTCGAGAACCCGAAGCACATCGAGGTCCAGGTCATGGCGGACGAGCACGGCACCGTCCGGCACTTCGGCGAGCGCGACTGCAGCATCCAGCGCCGCCAGCAGAAACTCGTCGAGGAGTCGCCCTCACCCGCCCTCGACCCGGCGACCCGCGAGGAACTCTGTGCGGCCGCGTGCCGCGGGGCCGCCGCCGCAGGCTACGTCAACGCCGGGACGGTGGAGTTCCTCTACGAGGACGGCGAGTTCTACTTCATCGAGACCAACGCCCGCATTCAGGTCGAACACCCGGTGACGGAGGTCCGAACCGGCTTCGACCTCGTCAAGTGGCAGCTCCGGGTCGCCGCGGGCGAGGAACTCGACTTCGAGCAGTCGGCGGTCGAGCCCCGCGGCACCGCGATGGAGTTCCGGATCAACGCGGAGGACCCCGACAACGACTTCACGCCGCTCCCGGGCGACCTCTCGACCTACCGGCCGCCGCGCGGCATCGGCGTCCGCGTCGACGACGGCGTGGACGAGGGCGACGCCATCGCGCCGTTCTACGACTCGATGTTCGCGAAGCTAGTCGTCACCGGTGCCGACCGCGAGGAGGTGCTCGCGCGTGCGCGCCGCGTCCTCGACGAGACAGTGATAGAAGGCGTTCCGACGACTATCCCTTTCCACTTGGACCTCCTCGATGACGAGACCTTCGTCGGGAGCCGCCACACGACGAAGTACGTCGACCGCGCTTACGGCGAGTGA
- a CDS encoding aspartate aminotransferase family protein, translating into MAEHRSNDDVTAAYEEYLMPIWKSLDVPVERADGCTLVDYDGTEYLDVFSGIAVTNAGHTNEAVVEAAKAQLDEFVHGCTYVHPHGPAAALAERIAGLTPGNLKQSFFCNSGTEAVEGAVKLARKYTGSKEVVALEMGFHGRTLGSLALTGNSSYKRGMAPTLNDVAHAAPPYAYRCSRCDGGPCDESCADDVERVVASHTSGDLAAVVVEPVMGEAGMVVPPEGWLARVEAIAHDHDALLICDEVQTGYGRTGTMFASERFDVTPDILTQAKGIANGLPLGAFTASAEVANAFEAGDHLSTFGGNPVACAAALATIDELEGGLVDDAREHGEWLREELGAVEEAYDVVGEARGLGLMWGVELVDPSETGPQGVSAAPDPDLARAVSDHLRDANVVMGVGGFYKNVMRLQPPLTIERSQLQRAIDALRDALDATT; encoded by the coding sequence ATGGCTGAACACCGGTCGAACGACGACGTTACCGCGGCGTACGAGGAATACCTCATGCCGATCTGGAAGTCGCTCGACGTCCCCGTCGAGCGCGCCGACGGTTGCACGCTCGTCGACTACGACGGCACCGAGTACCTCGACGTCTTCTCCGGGATCGCGGTGACGAACGCCGGCCACACCAACGAGGCGGTCGTCGAGGCCGCGAAGGCCCAACTCGACGAGTTCGTCCACGGCTGTACCTACGTCCACCCCCACGGGCCGGCCGCGGCCCTCGCCGAGCGCATCGCGGGGCTAACACCGGGGAACCTCAAGCAGAGCTTCTTCTGTAACTCCGGCACCGAGGCCGTCGAGGGCGCGGTCAAACTCGCGCGGAAGTACACCGGCTCGAAGGAAGTCGTCGCGCTCGAGATGGGCTTTCACGGCCGGACGCTCGGGAGCCTCGCGCTCACGGGGAACAGCTCCTACAAACGAGGGATGGCCCCGACGCTGAACGACGTCGCCCACGCCGCCCCGCCCTACGCCTACCGTTGCTCGCGCTGTGACGGCGGGCCCTGTGACGAGTCCTGTGCGGACGACGTCGAACGAGTGGTCGCCTCGCATACGAGCGGCGACCTCGCGGCGGTCGTCGTCGAACCCGTCATGGGCGAGGCGGGGATGGTCGTCCCGCCCGAGGGGTGGCTCGCGCGCGTCGAGGCGATCGCCCACGACCACGACGCGCTGCTGATCTGTGACGAGGTCCAGACGGGCTACGGCCGAACGGGCACGATGTTCGCGAGCGAGCGCTTCGACGTGACGCCGGACATCCTGACCCAAGCGAAGGGCATCGCGAACGGCCTCCCGCTCGGCGCGTTCACCGCCTCGGCCGAGGTCGCCAACGCCTTCGAGGCCGGCGACCACCTCTCGACGTTCGGCGGCAACCCCGTCGCGTGCGCCGCGGCCCTCGCCACTATCGACGAACTCGAAGGCGGCCTCGTCGACGACGCCCGCGAACACGGCGAGTGGCTTCGGGAGGAACTCGGGGCCGTCGAGGAAGCCTACGACGTCGTCGGCGAGGCCCGCGGCCTCGGCCTGATGTGGGGCGTCGAACTCGTCGATCCATCAGAGACAGGTCCCCAGGGCGTCTCGGCCGCCCCCGACCCGGACCTCGCGCGCGCGGTCAGCGACCACCTCCGCGACGCGAACGTCGTGATGGGCGTCGGCGGGTTCTACAAGAACGTCATGCGGCTCCAGCCCCCGCTGACCATCGAGCGCTCCCAGCTCCAGCGCGCCATCGACGCGCTCCGTGACGCGCTCGACGCGACGACGTAA
- a CDS encoding Lrp/AsnC family transcriptional regulator: MDERDLRILQAAAELGTGSPEAIAAHTEIPKSTVHYRITQLKERGVVTNDLLDVDPEKLGLEITVVTEVIADYQQDYHETVGEELAAIEGVNQVYFTMGDTDFVVIAHLTDREMVHELVAEYEAIDEVVRTSSQFVIGTVKQQSNPVNDFELETLLEALSE; encoded by the coding sequence ATGGACGAGCGAGACCTGCGTATCCTTCAGGCCGCGGCCGAACTCGGGACGGGGAGCCCCGAGGCGATCGCCGCCCACACGGAGATCCCGAAATCGACCGTTCACTACCGCATCACCCAGCTCAAAGAGCGCGGGGTCGTCACGAACGACCTCCTCGATGTCGACCCCGAGAAGCTCGGTCTCGAGATAACCGTCGTCACCGAGGTCATCGCGGATTACCAGCAGGACTACCACGAGACGGTCGGCGAGGAGCTCGCGGCCATCGAGGGCGTAAATCAGGTCTACTTCACGATGGGCGATACCGACTTCGTCGTCATCGCGCACCTCACCGACCGCGAGATGGTCCACGAACTCGTCGCGGAGTACGAGGCCATCGACGAGGTCGTCCGCACGAGTTCGCAGTTCGTGATCGGGACCGTCAAACAGCAGTCGAATCCCGTCAACGACTTCGAGCTCGAAACCCTGCTCGAAGCGCTCTCCGAGTGA
- a CDS encoding lipoate--protein ligase family protein: MNLDDREWRLIREDTRSGPLNMALDEVAAETAADGGPRTLRVYRWEPATLSLGYHQEPSTVDWDFCEREGISVTRRPTGGGGIYHDTRGDISYSIVAPADELPGDLMETYELLCEPLFDALERVGVEAGFVDEERPAIFEPACYLRGLHPAHDVVAGDGRKLSGNAQYRRRDSVIQHGSVLFSDAVETHLDCFVDSPNPETFRERVTNLREQRDLKRKRAVEAFEDALGEWADAEVGMWTDDELARARTRVEEKYDSPAWNRDRTDPTA; this comes from the coding sequence ATGAATCTCGACGACCGGGAGTGGCGGCTCATCCGGGAGGACACCAGAAGCGGGCCGCTGAACATGGCGCTCGACGAGGTCGCCGCCGAGACCGCCGCGGACGGCGGGCCACGTACTCTCAGAGTCTATCGGTGGGAGCCCGCGACGCTCTCGCTGGGCTACCATCAGGAGCCCAGTACGGTGGACTGGGACTTCTGCGAGCGCGAGGGGATCTCGGTGACGCGACGGCCGACCGGCGGCGGTGGCATCTACCACGATACTCGCGGGGACATCTCCTACTCGATCGTCGCGCCCGCCGACGAACTCCCGGGGGACCTGATGGAGACCTACGAGTTGCTCTGCGAACCCCTGTTCGACGCGCTGGAGAGGGTAGGAGTCGAAGCGGGCTTCGTCGACGAGGAGCGCCCCGCGATCTTCGAACCCGCGTGTTACCTCCGGGGGCTCCACCCGGCGCACGACGTGGTGGCGGGCGACGGCCGGAAGCTGAGCGGGAACGCCCAGTACCGCCGGCGCGACAGCGTGATCCAGCACGGTTCGGTGCTTTTCTCGGACGCCGTCGAGACCCACCTCGACTGTTTCGTCGATTCGCCGAACCCCGAGACGTTCCGCGAGCGCGTGACGAACCTCCGAGAGCAACGAGATCTGAAGCGGAAGCGGGCGGTCGAAGCGTTCGAGGACGCGCTGGGGGAGTGGGCCGATGCCGAAGTAGGCATGTGGACCGACGACGAACTCGCTCGCGCGCGTACGCGCGTAGAGGAGAAGTACGACTCGCCGGCGTGGAACCGCGACCGGACGGACCCGACGGCTTGA
- a CDS encoding deoxyribonuclease IV yields MHVGAHVSVAGGVDNAIERQVDVGGNCGQIFTASPQVWAGPSFDDEEAAAFRDSDLGPWVIHASYLVNLATPKDDLREKSVASLQDECDAADRLGIEFVNVHLGAHTGAGVDGGLTNAGEAIDELDIPEGVTLLVESDAGSGTKLGGEFDHLATVRDRTNEDIEFCLDTAHAFAAGYDFSTPEEVEDSLAEFDDVVGLDALRCVHLNDSKHACGTNKDEHAHIGEGEIGSEGMRAVVNHDALADVPFVLETPTEDGKSYAWNIERVKDYREE; encoded by the coding sequence ATGCACGTAGGCGCACACGTCTCGGTCGCCGGCGGTGTCGACAACGCCATCGAGCGCCAGGTCGACGTCGGCGGGAACTGCGGCCAGATATTCACGGCCTCGCCCCAGGTCTGGGCCGGCCCGAGCTTCGACGACGAGGAAGCCGCAGCGTTTCGCGACTCCGACCTCGGCCCGTGGGTCATCCACGCCTCCTACCTCGTGAACCTCGCCACCCCCAAAGATGACCTCCGCGAGAAGTCCGTCGCGAGCCTCCAAGACGAGTGCGACGCCGCGGATCGTCTGGGCATCGAGTTCGTCAACGTCCACCTCGGTGCGCACACCGGCGCGGGCGTCGACGGTGGGCTCACGAACGCCGGGGAGGCCATCGACGAACTCGATATCCCGGAAGGAGTCACCCTGCTGGTCGAGAGCGACGCCGGGAGCGGGACCAAGCTCGGCGGCGAGTTCGACCACCTCGCGACGGTTCGCGATCGGACCAACGAGGACATCGAGTTCTGTCTCGACACCGCCCACGCCTTCGCCGCGGGCTACGACTTCTCGACACCCGAGGAGGTCGAGGATTCGCTGGCGGAGTTCGACGACGTCGTCGGCCTCGACGCGCTCCGGTGTGTCCACCTCAACGACTCGAAACACGCCTGTGGCACCAACAAGGACGAACACGCCCACATCGGCGAGGGCGAGATCGGGAGTGAGGGAATGCGGGCGGTCGTCAACCACGACGCGCTCGCCGACGTACCGTTCGTGCTCGAAACCCCCACCGAGGACGGCAAGAGCTACGCCTGGAACATCGAGCGCGTCAAGGACTACCGCGAGGAGTGA
- a CDS encoding guanosine monophosphate reductase, whose translation MEVRDGVSYDDVLVVPKRSAVDHRGDVDLGTHLAPGLALDSPILGAAMDTVTEAEAAIALSAVGGLGVVHRFLPVDDQAAEIERVIAAGERAGGAVGIDEDFVERADALVEAGAACVVVDVAHGHMERCLDAVAEIHEAFPDTVLVAGNVATAAGVADLAAAGADCVKVGVGPGSHCTTREVAGAGVPQLTAVDDCADAAAECGVTTIADGGITKSADAVKALLAGADAVMVGGLLAGTAEAPGDVVERDGERYKRSRGMASAEAGAERTDKEGAVDAAEGVTGLTPYRGSVADVVGELEAGIRSGLSYCGGADLAAAREKSEFVRNSAGAQARAGSHGGVRER comes from the coding sequence ATGGAGGTACGGGACGGAGTGAGCTACGACGACGTGTTGGTAGTGCCGAAACGCTCGGCGGTCGACCACCGGGGGGACGTGGACCTCGGAACCCATCTCGCGCCGGGGCTCGCGCTCGACAGCCCGATACTCGGCGCGGCGATGGACACCGTGACGGAGGCCGAGGCGGCCATCGCGCTGTCGGCGGTCGGTGGATTGGGAGTCGTGCATCGGTTCCTGCCGGTCGACGACCAGGCCGCCGAGATCGAGCGGGTGATCGCGGCGGGCGAGCGGGCGGGCGGCGCGGTCGGCATCGATGAGGACTTCGTCGAGCGAGCGGACGCACTGGTCGAGGCCGGCGCGGCGTGTGTCGTCGTCGACGTCGCCCACGGCCACATGGAGCGGTGTCTCGACGCGGTGGCCGAGATCCACGAGGCGTTCCCCGACACAGTGCTCGTGGCGGGCAACGTCGCGACCGCGGCGGGCGTCGCGGATCTCGCAGCCGCGGGCGCGGACTGCGTGAAGGTGGGGGTCGGCCCGGGCTCACACTGCACCACGCGGGAGGTCGCGGGCGCGGGCGTGCCACAGCTCACCGCGGTCGACGACTGCGCCGACGCCGCCGCGGAGTGTGGGGTCACGACGATCGCCGACGGCGGGATAACGAAGTCCGCCGACGCGGTGAAGGCGTTGCTGGCGGGTGCGGACGCGGTGATGGTCGGCGGGCTGCTCGCGGGCACGGCCGAAGCCCCCGGCGACGTCGTCGAACGCGACGGCGAGCGGTACAAGCGCTCGCGCGGGATGGCCTCGGCCGAGGCGGGTGCGGAGCGGACCGACAAGGAGGGCGCGGTCGACGCCGCCGAGGGGGTCACCGGGCTGACGCCGTATCGGGGGTCGGTCGCGGACGTGGTCGGGGAGCTCGAAGCCGGCATTCGGTCGGGGCTCTCGTACTGCGGCGGGGCCGATCTCGCGGCGGCACGCGAGAAGAGCGAGTTCGTCAGGAACTCCGCGGGCGCGCAGGCGAGGGCGGGGTCTCACGGCGGCGTCCGCGAGCGCTAG
- a CDS encoding DUF7095 family protein yields MTGFTRAEAVERVEQLVSTVESEPMPVPVREIWVYGDLALGLDPISRLDVYLTKDLLFHGDAEREAEFVDSHGVEGIGKTVSAEWAEAFPEHIRASANGYAAPEKCLAAHLVGENEPIHLEVCNASFDDNVTQRLRGAMAHGNYEELLDPRGVCCWLDGRRSEEAFEKLAGGEYVFPTLADAFAMIGMDEPDSEQAANAVRSYRENQNGLTVRGDVV; encoded by the coding sequence ATGACCGGATTCACGCGTGCGGAGGCCGTCGAGCGGGTCGAGCAGCTCGTCTCGACGGTCGAGTCGGAGCCGATGCCCGTCCCGGTGCGCGAGATATGGGTCTACGGCGACCTCGCGCTCGGTCTCGATCCCATCTCCCGCCTCGACGTCTACCTCACGAAGGACCTCCTCTTCCACGGCGACGCGGAGCGCGAGGCCGAGTTCGTCGATTCCCACGGTGTGGAGGGAATCGGCAAGACCGTGAGCGCGGAGTGGGCCGAGGCGTTCCCGGAACACATCCGCGCGAGCGCGAACGGCTACGCCGCCCCCGAGAAGTGTCTCGCGGCCCACCTCGTTGGCGAGAACGAACCCATCCACCTCGAAGTCTGCAACGCGAGCTTCGACGACAACGTGACCCAGCGCCTCCGGGGCGCGATGGCCCACGGGAACTACGAGGAACTCCTCGATCCTCGGGGGGTGTGCTGCTGGCTCGACGGCCGGCGCTCCGAGGAGGCCTTCGAGAAACTCGCGGGCGGCGAGTACGTCTTCCCGACGCTCGCCGACGCCTTCGCGATGATCGGCATGGACGAACCCGACTCCGAGCAGGCGGCGAACGCGGTGCGATCCTACCGCGAGAACCAGAACGGCCTCACCGTTCGCGGCGACGTGGTCTAG